A region from the Acinonyx jubatus isolate Ajub_Pintada_27869175 chromosome C2, VMU_Ajub_asm_v1.0, whole genome shotgun sequence genome encodes:
- the LOC106984268 gene encoding proline-rich protein 23A-like has protein sequence MGSRPRSPRAYPAPCPGPSTGGPGPAKRRRTEELAGLEGLEGPPAAGALTSVVVLATGCALQMSLDDVDLVLEPEPTSVLQVSVEELTLLLVPEALLRSGEQGHSLVGLEPGAFLGAPGHDIAVEQGFFRASVPQMAPQEEAYEEDADPAFLPPRMDPAAGSVAGLRPCAGSVANPYRVGQVPEPRSWAPTPSPERRSSFRYFNLDVHLLEPFPNSPLQPLPPSPSPGPHARPQRPPGPSRKARRRLFQE, from the coding sequence ATGGGCAGCCGGCCCCGCAGCCCCAGAGCCTACCCTGCGCCCTGTCCCGGACCGTCGACCGGAGGACCCGGCCCCGCCAAGCGCAGACGAACCGAGGAGCTTGCAGGCCTGGAAGGCCTGGAGGGGCCCCCGGCCGCCGGTGCCCTCACCTCGGTGGTGGTCCTGGCCACCGGATGTGCCCTGCAGATGTCCCTGGACGACGTCGACCTGGTGCTGGAGCCCGAGCCCACGTCGGTCCTGCAAGTGTCTGTCGAAGAGCTCACCCTGCTGCTGGTCCCCGAGGCCCTCCTGCGCTCAGGAGAGCAGGGCCACTCGCTTGTCGGCCTGGAACCCGGCGCTTTTCTGGGAGCGCCCGGGCACGACATCGCCGTCGAGCAAGGATTCTTCCGCGCATCTGTCCCACAGATGGCCCCCCAAGAAGAGGCCTATGAGGAAGACGCGGACCCCGCGTTCCTGCCCCCTCGGATGGACCCTGCAGCCGGCTCCGTCGCTGGGCTCCGCCCCTGCGCGGGAAGCGTGGCCAACCCCTACCGTGTGGGCCAGGTACCAGAGCCCCGGTCTTGGGCCCCCACTCCTAGTCCAGAGAGACGCTCTTCTTTCCGCTACTTCAACCTGGACGTCCACCTTCTGGAGCCCTTCCCCAACTCGCCACTCCAACCTCTACCTCCCTCTCCGAGTCCAGGCCCCCATGCGCGCCCCCAGCGCCCTCCGGGTCCTTCTCGCAAGGCCCGGAGACGCCTGTTCCAGGAATGA